One segment of Dama dama isolate Ldn47 chromosome 15, ASM3311817v1, whole genome shotgun sequence DNA contains the following:
- the KLLN gene encoding killin: MECILQPLHSPRRAENLSPRGSSWEAAAPVSGRSRGGFKRRWRDTRATVGTTFRRRSRVLLVGELSKFPLPYDSCRGKCFASFARSTPALYGQRDPRASRVSMEEQAQTSLPLERSRGWRRRSWLHKHPHPSTCPRLPSPWLLPLILTDFGARVPKLVAPFARYPQSKLEDRNLGLRALESLALPSQPWEKGLDFRGLAHLSR, encoded by the exons ATGGAATGCatcctgcagcccctgcattcCCCCCGGAGAGCCGAGAATCTCTCTCCTCGGGGTTCCAGTTGG GAAGCTGCAGCCCCTGTGAGTGGGCGGAGCCGAGGAGGGTTCAAAAGGAGGTGGAGGGATACGCGGGCCACAGTCGGAACTACTTTCAGGAGGAGGTCACGTGTACTTCTAGTTGGGGAACTTTCCAAATTCCCACTCCCATATGATAGCTGTAGAGGCAAGTGCTTCGCTTCCTTTGCCCGGAGTACTCCCGCCTTGTACGGGCAGCGGGACCCCAGAGCCTCCCGCGTCTCGATGGAAGAACAGGCTCAGACGAGCCTCCCACTGGAGCGCAGTCGGGGCTGGCGCCGGAGGAGCTGGTTACACAAGCACCCACATCCAAGCACGTGCCCCCGCCTTCCCTCACCTTGGCTGCTGCCGCTGATTCTTACAGATTTCGGAGCGAGGGTTCCTAAGCTGGTCGCACCCTTTGCCCGCTACCCACAGAGCAAGCTAGAGGACCGAAACCTGGGACTCCGAGCTCTGGAATCACTAGCTCTGCCTTCCCAACCGTGGGAGAAGGGGCTAGATTTCAGGGGTCTGGCGCATCTTTCTCGCTAG